GTCATGAATGCCTCTTGCCGGCGAATGCGTCACTAAGACATCCACGCCGACCCCGCGGCGCAGACGATTGAAGAGCATACGGGGCCACATGCCAACCACCATGCGCGCCATATCGAATTCCGCATACTGGATCTTACCCTCATTATAGCGTATGGACCCTTCCAAACCCGCAAAAGTCAGCCCCCCGAAGCTGACGACCTGCTGATGAAGGTCAGTGCCTCCGGGCGGCTCTTCAGAGTACATTTCGTCGTGATTTCCACGCACATAGAAGAGTGGAACACTGAGGACCGAGGCAATATATTCGAGATAGGCCGCGCTAAGGTCTCCACAGCTCACAACAAGCTGAATGTCGCCGTAGCGCCGACGCAGGTTTACGGCATTTTCGAGCTGGGGAACGATGGTATCGCTAACGAAAAGGATTTTCACTTTCAAACGGTCTCAACTGGTGAGCGAGGACTGCCATAATCCCAGAGCGAGGCACTTCAGAGCCGGGGCCGACAGCTGTGGGGTCATGGTTACGCGCTTCCCGTAACCATAACCATTTCCAGGGTGCGTCCCTCGCCGAGGCTGAAGGCTCAACTCTCGAACTCCAGAAT
Above is a window of Candidatus Flexicrinis proximus DNA encoding:
- a CDS encoding metallophosphoesterase; this encodes MKVKILFVSDTIVPQLENAVNLRRRYGDIQLVVSCGDLSAAYLEYIASVLSVPLFYVRGNHDEMYSEEPPGGTDLHQQVVSFGGLTFAGLEGSIRYNEGKIQYAEFDMARMVVGMWPRMLFNRLRRGVGVDVLVTHSPARGIHDAEDRPHRGFRSLLWFMKWYRPRYMVHGHVHSIDNRVKTRTDYLNTHIANINPYTVLDISPLGAPEGSQSHVEAGH